cgacatcgcctgaccggatagctatgccctgacattctagggtagtatccctgggtcgatgtcttcatcgatttgacgatactgcacggtgttgtgcaatatgaaggcttggccaccaccattatctcgctcgcgatctttacgaatgatgttgaaacctgcacaactcagaaggtctgagcggctgttgagcttggtttcttggaccgcagctatcgatatgCGTTCCCGATTCatgagtgcaactatctcctcgatcttgctccGTTGCAGTTGAATTGAAGTAGTTtcgtttgtcgcgggtgtccgtgaatgatcctgggggtgagggagtgacgtgttggtggtggttgttgcagctgcagaacccgcgggggcggttgtcgcactggggtgttggttggcgacgccactgttgtgagatgcgggggcagactcctgcagcatggggcaacgtaggtgacactccactcacgtgtggtgcgcaggccggaacacgtcgggaagtggcaccagccagtgcaggaattgcacttaactgatgcgacgttccgacgtatgacggtctgacacacggaacagactgtgcgaggaaccaagagttgctgattggttctcgcacgaggattggagcgggatgaaggttgggggggggacaagtcagagtgggagctgtgttgcctgtttgagctcctgaccgtggaggtcctttgttggccactctgattgagtggcggcgcggcgcgcgaacattgtgcaggttgcacagccgtagaggcttgtatCGCATTATTGCGAAGGCAAcacggggccacgtaacgcgtggtccactccctgtgggtcttaaggcctgagcaggtcttaagatggctccatccattgcatatattgcacctgaccgaggtggagtttggatggagccttttagcgcagacgcagcagaaaaattcctccgggcccgggttggactcaatgccagcacgagtcaggaggatacggagcaaccctgctgcaaggcgttgctctaaGGACGACACACACAGATTAacactcaccgatccaaacggggttagatcgccgaaagaacagcccttggtcggataaaatccgagtcaattccggtgcgtagaaccggctgtcgtgggaatttaagaagatccatcaagctacctggctgtctccggatcgaaaaactaccaaccagatcgatcatgttgtgatggacggaagacacgtctccagtgttttagatgtgcgtgaggtcctaacatcgactcggaccactatcttgttccAGCTAAGATTctcacccgcctctgtgcagcaaaaaacgcacgccaacaaacacaaggaaggttcaacgtcgagaagctgcaataacaacagacaaccgaacgattctctactcggcttgcactcctgctctctgagagcactcgtcaacaactcggtataagggaactgtgggacggcatttcaaactccttacgtacagctgcaaccgaaaccattggttttcggaaagtgcaaaagaacagctggtacgacgaggagtgccgtgtcgcagcggagagaaaacaggctgcctacctcgcaacgttacgatcgaccacaacacgtgcgggatgggatagataccgagagttgaagagggaagcgagacgcatttgcagacagaagaagaaagaggccgaaatgcgtgagtacgagcagcttgacaagctggccgacaggggtaatgctcgaaaattctacgaaaaaatgcggcggcttacagaaggtttcaagaccggagcatactcctgtagaaccccccaaggtgatctagccaccgatacccagagcatacttaaattatgggggaacacttctccagcctgctgaatggcagtgaacgcacaacaccaggagaaggcgaacccgataccccaatcgatgacgatggagcagacgttccattgcccgatcatgaagaagttcgaatagcaattgcccgactgaaaaacaacaaagcggcagaggccgacggattgccggccgagctattcaaacacggcggcgaagaactgataaggagcgtgcatcaacttctttataaaatatgctcggacgaaagcatgcccaacgattggaatttaagtgtgctatgcccaatccataaaaaaggagaccccacaatctgcgccaactaccgtgggattagcatcctcaacatcgcatataagtttctgtcgagcgtattgtgtgaaagattaaagcccaccgtcaacaaactgattggaccttttcagtgtggcttcagacctggtaaatcaacaaccgaccagatattcaccatgcgccaaatcttggaaaagacccgtgaaaggagaatcgacactcaccacctattcgtcgatttcaaagctgcttcagacagcacgaaaaggagctgcctttatgccgcgatgtctgaatttggtatccccgcaaaactaatacggctgtgtaaactgacgttgagcaacacgaaaagctccgtcaggatcgggaaggacctctccgagccgttcgataccaagcgaggtttcagacaaggcgattccctatcgtgcgactttttcaacctgcttctggagaaaaaagttcgagctgcagaactcaacagagaaggtaccaacttctataagagtgtacaactgctggcgtattgatattgatataatcggcctcaacacccgcgccgttagttctgctttctccagactggacaaggaagcaaaagaaatgggtctggcagtgaacgagggcaagacgaaatatctcctgtcatcaaacaaacagtcgtcgcactcgcgacttggcactcacgtcactgttggtaACGTGTGGTCTGATATACTTACTTTCTATAGTATACCTATGAGTTGGAAAATAAATGCCCTGGTTTTCAcacgttataaaatatttatttcactttattatgTCACAGTAGAACCTTGTGTTCTTTGTATACAACTCGGTGTATTTATGGTGTATATTCCACTGTTGGACACTGTTGTTGCTTCACGTCACTTGGCGATTTGATGAAAAGAAAGGATATTGCGGTGATGGCTGCggttaaataaattaagacaACTGACTATCACGGACGAATTTCTTGCTGTACGGATGGAACGGAAAAGAGACCAATCCCGGTCGGGTCAATCCCTTTTGatggtttgggtggtgaatattgGCTAACATTACGAGTCGTCTCGTTGATGATCGTatggttgttgtgttgcagtGTTGTAGTAGTGATCGgtgtttgatgcgtgtgtgtgtattggggtatgctgtgagctgttgtgtgatgaggttTTGTGACGTGatatgatgtgatgtgtggtgatgtgtggtgatgtgatgtgggatgctgcagaacgctcatagctcatgtgaacatcccggcccccctaggcgaattaatCGGCTAGGAGCCGTTGCAGCTGTTGTAGTGTACTGAGTACAGCGCTCAACCCTGTTGAACGTCGTTGGTGCTGACGATGAGCGTGGCGTGGCGGAGATGGCAGTGTACGCGTTGTGGTTGATTGGCTGCTTCGTCGACGCCGGATAGCATCACTGCGTGGTCTGGTACGTGTGTTGGTGCTACTTTCCGACGGATTGGCTCGGCGAGGAAAACGATGGAATAGAGTGTGATGGGGCCTCTGGCAATATTGACAGGCGCCGTCGGCCCAGCACTCTATGGTGGCGTGGTCATCTGCCTGGCAGGTCATGCAATGCCCATgggctcttgcaacctgttttCGTTGAGCGGGCTGCATGCTCTTAAAAATGGAGCATCGTTTCAGGGCGTGTGGGCGATGGCACAGGCTGCAACATGGAGGCCCCTGTGGCTCCAATAGCTGCTCTTCTCTCATCTCCCTGACTGCTTCGGCGGATGGCGGTGGTCGCATAACCCTGGTCCTTGGAGCGGCAACGGGTGCAGCCGACGCTTTGGGTATAGCGATTTCGGACCTTACGGTGTTGGAGGCGGTTTGGGTCTCCTCTACGTCCATTTCTATGGGAATTgttattaaattgattttgtttataatattagaatgtagttgttgtagctacatatctatacatatatatatgtataataagttgGTCTTCAACGCgcttgtttgaatttattttttgtttgtgtacggATTATAACGCATGTTAATTTCGAATTAGCGGaattgattaattatttttcgattaattttgcgAGTTATTTTGCGGTTTAGTTTGAAGGTGTTCTTCgctgtttggaagaaaacacagtTTGGTGACTGGTCGAGTTAATATGCCGGTTTGTGTTCGCACATCGACTACTCTTATGTGACCATCTGATCCTCGATGAACCTTTTCAATGCGGCCTAGTCGCCATTCTGTTGGaggaaggcattcgtcctgtatgattACGCATTCTCCTGCCTTGGCTTCCTTTTGGCCGTTTTCCAgcgatatctcttatggagatctttgagatagtcttccttccatctgtggctgaattcgtgatggagaatcttgatgtgcggagaacatggaggtataaattgccaatcgatcccttggggtgcatatttattaactatttcaggggagatttctttcatgaagtttataaactccttctcggttgctctttgggctccgacaaagtttttcccattatcgctcattatttttgaaggaaatccgcgtcgtccgacaaagcgtgcaaatgctgcaagaaaagccgcagtggtcagatctgaacaaagctcgaggtgtactgcctttgtcgtaaaacatacaaagacagccacatacccttttctaaatgaagaagaccttaacatggaggcctttatctggaaaggtccagcaaaatcaaccccagtgatggtaaagggtagagcatagttgcagcgctcaggtggtaaagctgccatgatctgcgtacgcattttgTGTTTGTACATGGTACAtggtttacacatgaaaatcgtcctttttatttgtggctttagtcgcggtatataaaattcttgacggaccatttgttgcattaatcgatgctcaccatgcagtGTAAGATGGTGCAGATATGCTAGAAATAGGTaagtaaaacgggatttctctggaataatgatgggatgtcgttcgttataactaaggctggagttcgccaatcttccatttgcccttattaatcccttagaatccaagaatggatttaatacgagaagtgagcttcccttttcgagaggtcgcttttcgagcaactttgatttctctttgctgaaatagcgagtttgtgtatataatattagactgaccttggcatgttgcaagtcggaatgcgttagttgtacgcaaggatcatttggtGCTCCTTTCATTTTAAGTTTAAGTCTTtgaatgaatttgtgcatgtaagcgactactcttagtgctctagcaaatgacgaaaatcggtggagaatatcatcctcttctggagtgatatgaaaattttcaattttgcgaCTTTCCGGCGCtattatattacgagcgggagactttggccagaattcttgtgattctgttagccatgttggaccattccaccagagcgtagtgctggtgaggtgcagtggcttgcaacctcttgtcccaagatccgctgggttatctgcacttgcaacatgatgccattttgctgggccaactaagtctaaaatttgggatattcggatacataggtcttccagcaatagggtggtttttctaaccatgctaaaactatctctgagtctgaccaaagatttcggggtcgaaaagttttgccaccgaggaaagtatttggcgttttgtaatggcggacattgcagatattgactcaattgtatatgagaattgatctgttatcgcattccattgaattccTAGAGTTTTAGTTGTActagccttttcaaatttaaggaagtctgtatctaataagtcttcttttttaatgtcttttattatatcagagtgatttgaagtaattttctttaaggggaatcccgctgaatttagtgctttgatcacttgagatagtgattcgcacgctaaggacaaactgtggctacctgatagtatgtcgtccacgtatgtttgtgtttgcaacacagaagat
The sequence above is a segment of the Bactrocera dorsalis isolate Fly_Bdor chromosome 6, ASM2337382v1, whole genome shotgun sequence genome. Coding sequences within it:
- the LOC125779182 gene encoding uncharacterized protein LOC125779182 encodes the protein MDVEETQTASNTVRSEIAIPKASAAPVAAPRTRVMRPPPSAEAVREMREEQLLEPQGPPCCSLCHRPHALKRCSIFKSMQPAQRKQVARAHGHCMTCQADDHATIECWADGACQYCQRPHHTLFHRFPRRANPSESSTNTRTRPRSDAIRRRRSSQSTTTRTLPSPPRHAHRQHQRRSTGLSAVLSTLQQLQRLLAD